The following are from one region of the Dehalococcoidia bacterium genome:
- the nrdR gene encoding transcriptional regulator NrdR, protein MTITIYCVIIATPPYIVYFRAMRCPYCGHDDSKVIDSRDVIEAVRRRRECLGCRARYTTYERLHTVSLLVIKKNGQREEFRRDKVMGGIRKACIKRPVSKDTIEQIVADIEDRLRKSGKGEVAASVIGDMVMERLRQLDGIAYIRFASVYRAFDDIEEVREEADAYARLSLPRSSTTQLPLFPNFSDKELNAIGKRKRGRSNRLMPST, encoded by the coding sequence TTGACAATTACTATATATTGTGTTATTATAGCAACACCGCCCTATATAGTGTATTTTCGTGCCATGAGATGTCCTTATTGTGGTCATGATGATTCCAAGGTCATTGACTCCCGCGATGTGATTGAGGCAGTAAGACGACGCCGCGAGTGCCTCGGGTGTAGGGCTCGCTATACTACCTACGAGCGGCTTCATACGGTCTCACTGCTGGTGATCAAGAAGAATGGGCAGCGCGAGGAGTTCAGGCGTGATAAAGTAATGGGAGGGATTAGAAAGGCCTGCATCAAGCGCCCGGTCTCTAAGGACACCATCGAGCAAATAGTAGCTGACATCGAGGATCGACTTCGTAAGTCGGGTAAGGGAGAGGTAGCTGCCTCGGTTATCGGGGATATGGTGATGGAGCGACTGCGCCAGCTCGATGGCATCGCCTACATACGTTTCGCCAGCGTATATCGCGCCTTCGACGACATCGAAGAGGTGCGGGAAGAGGCAGATGCTTATGCCAGGCTCAGCCTGCCCCGTAGTTCCACCACCCAGCTCCCCCTCTTCCCCAATTTCTCCGATAAGGAGCTTAATGCAATTGGTAAAAGAAAGCGGGGGAGAAGCAACAGACTAATGCCATCAACGTAA
- the ftsZ gene encoding cell division protein FtsZ, translating to MARTNFVPNPAKIKVLGLGGGGCNAITRMIQADIQGVDFIGINTDSQALLGTEVPARIQIGEKLTRGLGVGGNAELGLKAAEQSRDELRECVNDCDMVFITAGMGGGTGTGTAPVVAELAKEAGALTIAVVTKPFAFEGTHRTTVAEDGIERLIDKVDTLITVPNDRLLALCDQRTAVDSAFRMADDVLMHAVQAIAEVITVPGMINLDFADVNAVMKDAGPAWMSIGNGSGQHRAVDAAEAALASPLLDVSIEGAKGVLFNITGGSSLTLFEVNEAAQIIGKAVDPEANIIFGVSLDPSMDNEVKLTLIATGFYGTGSKTVRKDEELRRLLQSAESEQELDIPTILRRPLVRRHQVEAPVIKNNSHFRTLVR from the coding sequence ATGGCAAGAACGAACTTTGTTCCTAACCCAGCAAAGATTAAGGTCTTAGGCCTTGGAGGTGGTGGTTGCAATGCGATCACCCGCATGATCCAGGCAGATATTCAAGGTGTGGACTTCATCGGGATTAACACCGATTCCCAGGCCTTGCTCGGTACCGAGGTACCTGCCCGTATTCAGATCGGGGAGAAGTTGACCAGAGGATTGGGTGTTGGGGGTAACGCCGAGCTGGGCCTTAAAGCCGCAGAGCAGAGCCGCGATGAGCTACGCGAATGCGTCAACGATTGTGACATGGTATTTATCACCGCTGGCATGGGTGGCGGTACCGGTACCGGCACCGCTCCGGTGGTTGCGGAGCTTGCCAAAGAAGCGGGCGCGCTCACCATTGCCGTGGTCACCAAACCATTCGCCTTCGAAGGGACGCATCGCACCACGGTGGCTGAAGATGGTATCGAACGGCTGATTGACAAGGTGGATACCCTGATCACCGTCCCCAATGACCGCCTGCTTGCCCTCTGCGACCAGCGGACTGCGGTAGACAGCGCCTTCAGGATGGCCGACGATGTTCTCATGCATGCGGTTCAGGCCATTGCCGAGGTGATAACGGTACCGGGGATGATCAATCTCGACTTCGCCGATGTCAATGCGGTGATGAAGGATGCTGGTCCAGCCTGGATGTCCATCGGTAATGGCAGTGGTCAGCATCGCGCCGTCGATGCCGCTGAGGCAGCCCTCGCCAGCCCACTTCTGGATGTCTCCATAGAGGGGGCCAAGGGGGTTCTCTTTAATATCACCGGCGGCAGTAGCCTGACCCTCTTTGAGGTCAACGAGGCAGCTCAGATCATCGGCAAGGCAGTAGACCCCGAGGCGAACATCATATTCGGCGTAAGCCTCGATCCCTCGATGGATAACGAGGTAAAACTGACACTGATCGCCACCGGCTTCTATGGCACCGGGAGTAAAACGGTACGCAAAGACGAGGAGTTGCGTCGTCTTCTCCAGAGCGCGGAGAGTGAGCAGGAGTTGGATATTCCCACCATCCTAAGGCGCCCGCTGGTCAGAAGACATCAGGTAGAAGCCCCTGTCATCAAGAATAACTCACATTTCCGCACCCTTGTTCGCTAG
- the ftsA gene encoding cell division protein FtsA, producing MAKSEIISCIDVGTTKVCSIMAKAGHGGDLQVLGVGVTHSRGLHKGLVVNITEARESIRSSVRKAEQASGFRMESAYVGVTGRHITSLNRKGVVSISRGDRLVRSDDLKRVLRSARTFTVPNDRKLLHVIPRGYALDGQVGVKNPVGMHGFRLDVETHVITAAVSSVQNLVKCIRGAGLEIEDLILEPLASAQAVIRPDERDAGVVLADIGGGTTDIAIFKEGSICHTSILPVAGYQLTRDIAIGLGLPFDVAEVMKRKYGTVMPLYNGEEEEANTMMGMENGYGVSYQDLNDIIRARMEEILNLIALELPSDHVKSVPAGLVLTGGCANLRGIETMGREVLGLPVRVGVPTGVYGITDILPDPAYATSVGLALWGSKKHTGEESWQNRGLSETLKRFVIRMRRIVIH from the coding sequence ATGGCAAAGAGCGAAATAATTTCTTGTATCGATGTGGGAACCACCAAGGTCTGCAGCATCATGGCTAAAGCCGGCCATGGCGGGGACCTCCAGGTTCTGGGGGTTGGTGTTACCCACAGCAGGGGCCTACACAAGGGTCTGGTGGTGAATATCACTGAGGCAAGGGAGTCGATACGTAGTTCAGTGCGCAAGGCAGAGCAGGCCAGCGGGTTCAGAATGGAATCGGCATATGTGGGTGTCACCGGCAGGCATATAACCTCCCTCAATAGAAAAGGGGTGGTCTCTATCTCTCGTGGTGACCGTCTGGTGCGCTCGGATGACCTGAAGCGTGTCCTCCGTTCCGCCCGCACCTTCACCGTCCCTAACGACCGGAAGCTGCTCCACGTTATCCCCAGGGGCTACGCCCTAGATGGTCAGGTCGGCGTTAAGAATCCGGTTGGGATGCACGGCTTCAGGCTGGATGTGGAAACCCACGTCATAACCGCTGCCGTAAGCTCTGTCCAGAACCTGGTCAAGTGCATCCGGGGCGCAGGCCTTGAAATCGAAGATCTGATTCTGGAACCGCTGGCCAGCGCCCAGGCGGTGATAAGGCCCGACGAGCGGGACGCAGGAGTAGTCCTCGCCGATATTGGCGGTGGCACCACAGACATCGCTATCTTCAAGGAGGGCAGCATCTGTCACACCTCCATCCTCCCCGTGGCGGGCTATCAGCTTACCCGGGACATCGCTATTGGTCTGGGGCTACCCTTTGACGTCGCTGAGGTGATGAAGCGGAAGTATGGCACCGTGATGCCCCTCTACAATGGCGAAGAGGAAGAAGCTAATACTATGATGGGTATGGAGAACGGCTACGGCGTCTCCTATCAAGACCTCAATGATATAATCAGGGCACGGATGGAGGAGATTCTAAACTTGATCGCTTTAGAGCTACCCTCAGATCATGTCAAGAGTGTACCCGCAGGGCTGGTGCTCACCGGGGGCTGCGCCAATCTTAGGGGAATAGAAACAATGGGACGAGAGGTGCTGGGATTGCCGGTGCGTGTCGGCGTGCCCACCGGCGTTTACGGTATCACTGATATCCTACCCGACCCGGCCTACGCCACCAGCGTTGGCCTGGCACTCTGGGGTTCCAAGAAGCACACAGGCGAGGAAAGCTGGCAAAATCGCGGACTCAGCGAAACCCTCAAGCGCTTCGTTATCCGAATGAGGAGAATAGTTATACACTAA
- a CDS encoding vitamin B12-dependent ribonucleotide reductase, with translation MATNSSRNNGSPHLRDRIARVVFSAADSLGISNREVVERVTEQVIQRLEQTYQSFPGMEGAIPESRLRPAEIQSMVKLIIAEGSEAEGSEMEVVIHPTESKRKEQPAEDRRVTPLKKLGSTKAEPAGFSENAMRVLEKRYLKTDSKDQVETPQDMFHRVAHNIASAELNYDPEVDITAWEEKFYRAMANLDFLPNSPTLMNAGRELQQLSACFVLPIEDSMECIFDAIKYTALIHKSGGGTGFSFSRLRPEGDMVGSTGKFASGPVSFMKAFDAATDVIKQGGMRRGANMAILNVNHPDIEQFITAKENGNTLTNFNLSVAATGEFIKAVVDGTDYDLINPRDKSIHDKLNARELFDKIVDLAWRTGDPGLVFIDRMNDEDNNPTPHLGKIESTNPCGEQPLLPYESCNLGSINLSRMLDEGKPAIDYDKLAKTVTTAVRFLDNVIDKNSFPIPEIEKMTQKTRKIGLGVMGFADMLIKLGIPYDSDDALRVADELMKFINQKATETSMALAEERGVFPSFEGSVYDVPGGHRVRNATRTTIAPTGTLSIIAGCSSSIEPLFALSYVHNILDGDKLVEVNPLFEEVAKREGFYSEELMKELAKRGSIKDMDIIPEDIRRFFVTAHDISPEWHVRMQAAFQKSTNNAVSKTINFPHSATREDVAQAYMLAYTEGCKGITIYRDRSKDRQVLSLAEGEKVDTLVPRAPRRRARTTRGVTEKVATGCGNIYVTVNSDEHGVCEVFSSLGKAGGCASAQLEAICRLISLALRSGVDVTSVVKHLRGIRCPAIAWEQGHAVLSCPDAIGSVLERQLKSGDNNTESLKGVNYPQGKLLAERELEDEQQYLNMNVGGQCPECGGMLVYQEGCHICHACGYTKCS, from the coding sequence ATGGCAACCAATTCGAGTAGAAATAATGGCTCACCTCACCTCCGTGACAGAATCGCGCGCGTTGTGTTTAGCGCCGCCGATTCTCTGGGTATCTCGAATAGGGAGGTGGTGGAACGAGTTACCGAACAGGTGATCCAGCGCCTGGAGCAAACCTATCAGAGCTTTCCCGGAATGGAGGGCGCCATCCCCGAGTCGCGACTGAGGCCGGCTGAAATTCAATCAATGGTGAAGCTAATTATCGCTGAAGGAAGTGAAGCTGAAGGGAGTGAAATGGAGGTTGTAATACACCCCACCGAATCGAAACGGAAGGAGCAGCCGGCTGAGGACCGCAGGGTTACTCCGCTGAAGAAATTAGGGTCAACGAAAGCCGAACCTGCCGGGTTCTCGGAAAATGCAATGAGGGTTCTGGAGAAGAGATACCTGAAAACGGATAGCAAGGATCAGGTCGAAACACCCCAGGATATGTTCCATCGCGTGGCCCATAATATCGCCTCAGCCGAGCTCAACTACGACCCCGAAGTGGATATTACAGCCTGGGAGGAGAAGTTCTATCGGGCGATGGCCAATCTTGATTTTCTGCCCAACTCCCCTACCCTGATGAATGCCGGCCGGGAATTGCAACAACTCTCCGCCTGCTTCGTCCTCCCTATCGAGGATTCCATGGAATGCATCTTCGACGCGATAAAATACACCGCGCTTATTCACAAGAGCGGCGGCGGCACCGGCTTCTCCTTCTCCAGGTTAAGGCCAGAGGGCGATATGGTGGGGTCCACCGGTAAGTTTGCCAGCGGTCCCGTTTCCTTCATGAAAGCCTTCGATGCGGCCACCGATGTCATCAAGCAGGGGGGGATGCGCCGTGGCGCCAACATGGCTATCTTAAACGTCAATCATCCCGATATCGAGCAATTCATCACCGCTAAGGAAAATGGCAACACCCTCACCAACTTCAACCTCTCTGTGGCGGCAACCGGTGAATTTATTAAGGCAGTTGTAGATGGCACCGACTATGACCTGATAAACCCCCGTGATAAATCAATTCATGATAAGCTCAACGCCAGGGAGCTCTTCGATAAGATCGTGGACCTGGCGTGGCGAACCGGCGACCCGGGCCTGGTTTTCATCGACCGCATGAACGATGAGGATAATAACCCTACCCCACACCTCGGTAAAATCGAGAGCACCAACCCCTGCGGGGAGCAGCCCCTCCTCCCCTACGAGTCCTGCAACCTGGGCTCGATAAACCTTTCGCGGATGCTCGATGAAGGGAAGCCCGCTATAGACTATGATAAGCTGGCCAAGACAGTAACAACAGCCGTCAGGTTCCTGGACAATGTGATCGATAAGAACAGCTTCCCCATTCCCGAGATCGAGAAGATGACCCAAAAGACGAGGAAGATCGGCCTTGGGGTGATGGGTTTCGCCGATATGTTGATTAAGTTAGGAATTCCCTATGATTCGGATGATGCCCTCAGGGTCGCTGATGAGCTCATGAAGTTTATTAATCAAAAGGCGACAGAGACATCGATGGCACTGGCAGAGGAGAGGGGTGTATTCCCCTCCTTTGAAGGGAGCGTTTACGATGTTCCCGGCGGCCATAGGGTAAGGAACGCTACCAGAACCACCATCGCCCCCACCGGCACCCTGAGCATCATTGCCGGCTGTTCAAGCAGCATCGAGCCGCTATTTGCACTGAGCTATGTGCACAACATATTGGATGGCGATAAACTGGTGGAGGTGAACCCACTCTTTGAGGAAGTGGCCAAGAGGGAGGGATTCTATAGCGAAGAGCTTATGAAGGAACTGGCCAAGCGGGGCTCTATTAAAGATATGGATATTATCCCCGAAGACATTAGAAGGTTCTTTGTCACCGCCCATGACATCAGCCCCGAATGGCACGTCAGGATGCAGGCCGCTTTTCAAAAATCGACCAATAATGCAGTGTCCAAGACTATAAACTTTCCACACAGCGCCACCAGGGAGGATGTGGCCCAAGCATATATGCTCGCCTATACCGAGGGGTGTAAAGGGATCACCATCTATCGAGACAGGAGCAAGGATAGGCAGGTGCTGAGCCTCGCTGAGGGGGAAAAGGTCGATACATTGGTCCCCAGGGCCCCCAGGCGGCGAGCCAGGACCACCAGGGGTGTTACCGAGAAGGTAGCCACTGGTTGCGGCAATATCTATGTAACGGTGAACTCCGATGAACACGGGGTCTGCGAGGTCTTCTCCAGCCTGGGGAAGGCGGGGGGCTGTGCCTCGGCTCAGCTTGAAGCCATCTGCAGGCTCATATCACTTGCTCTTCGCTCTGGGGTAGATGTCACCTCGGTGGTAAAACACCTCAGGGGCATTCGCTGTCCCGCCATCGCCTGGGAGCAAGGCCACGCGGTGCTGTCCTGCCCCGATGCCATCGGGAGTGTGCTGGAAAGGCAGCTTAAGAGTGGTGATAATAATACCGAATCCCTTAAAGGAGTCAATTACCCCCAGGGTAAACTTCTAGCTGAGCGTGAACTTGAGGATGAGCAGCAATACCTGAATATGAACGTGGGCGGGCAGTGCCCGGAGTGCGGCGGCATGCTGGTATATCAGGAGGGGTGTCACATCTGCCACGCATGTGGCTATACCAAGTGCAGTTGA
- the rsmH gene encoding 16S rRNA (cytosine(1402)-N(4))-methyltransferase RsmH codes for MIHTPVLLNEAIEALQVKLGGQYVDCTVGEGGHATAVLEHGGRVLGIDTDPQAIKRARATLLPYGKKAILINEDFANLADICSRFGFEPVNGILFDLGMSSFQLADTTRGFSFQHEAPLNMCFNPSQEFTAATIVNTFPEEELARIIKRYGEEHKGREIARSIVENRPLNTTLELAATVVRAVGKRGRIHPATRTFQALRIAVNRELERLKVALKQALNVLKVGGRLVVISFHSLEDRLVKDYFRRESQDCLCPPRTPVCICGHHATLKLIVKGVVTPSHTEIQANPRSRSAKMRVAERI; via the coding sequence GTGATACACACCCCCGTTTTGCTAAATGAGGCCATCGAGGCGCTCCAGGTCAAGCTCGGAGGGCAGTACGTCGACTGTACCGTCGGTGAAGGTGGACATGCCACCGCCGTGCTGGAGCACGGCGGTCGTGTTTTGGGTATCGATACCGATCCACAAGCCATCAAGCGGGCACGGGCCACGCTTCTCCCCTATGGCAAGAAGGCTATCTTAATCAATGAAGATTTCGCCAATCTGGCGGATATCTGTTCCAGATTTGGCTTTGAACCGGTAAACGGAATCCTGTTCGACCTGGGCATGTCGTCATTCCAGCTCGCTGATACCACAAGGGGCTTCAGCTTCCAGCATGAAGCCCCTCTTAATATGTGCTTTAACCCCTCGCAGGAGTTCACTGCAGCGACCATCGTAAATACCTTCCCTGAAGAGGAGCTTGCCCGCATTATCAAGAGGTATGGCGAGGAGCATAAAGGGAGAGAGATAGCCAGATCTATAGTTGAAAATCGACCGCTAAACACCACGCTTGAGCTTGCCGCCACGGTGGTGAGGGCGGTTGGCAAGCGGGGCAGGATTCACCCCGCCACCAGAACATTTCAGGCACTTCGTATCGCAGTAAACCGGGAACTGGAGCGCCTCAAGGTAGCGCTTAAGCAGGCACTCAATGTACTGAAGGTAGGAGGTCGGCTGGTGGTTATCAGCTTTCACTCCCTGGAGGATCGGCTAGTAAAGGACTACTTCAGGAGGGAGTCACAGGATTGTCTCTGCCCCCCACGGACGCCGGTTTGCATCTGTGGTCATCATGCTACGCTTAAACTAATCGTAAAAGGGGTGGTCACCCCTTCACACACCGAGATCCAGGCAAATCCGCGCAGTCGCAGTGCCAAAATGAGAGTGGCTGAGCGTATTTAG